In Cydia strobilella chromosome 8, ilCydStro3.1, whole genome shotgun sequence, one DNA window encodes the following:
- the LOC134743616 gene encoding trypsin alpha-3-like has product MFALFNVLALAIACSAISVDVNDVTNRIANGAVAANLQFPYAVSIQRFTNNLQVATRGHRCGGALITFQHVLSAASCMFEWNADGTRTPITIGNYRVFAGAHLLSNDTSTERVRNIAQYVVHPNYLGIPSYVNDLAVVYLNTPFANSTVVPLSLPANNYNPADFTDCVVAGWGAATAVSLVTANVEQKYANTYIYNQQECTSVYNPLHGLANILPSMICAVSYDIVSSSCNGDEGNALVCGNTLTGILALHSNCAATSYPEIYTRVSNYTEWIRPLVSSASTFTSGASVLLFLTSIQMAFANLLS; this is encoded by the exons ATGTTCGCGCTATTTAACGTTTTAGCTTTGGCAATTGCCT GCAGTGCAATATCCGTTGATGTAAACGATGTAACGAATAGAATTGCTAACGGGGCAGTTGCAGCGAATCTCCAATTTCCATACGCG GTCTCCATACAACGCTTTACCAATAATTTACAAGTAGCGACCAGAGGGCACAGGTGCGGAGGAGCACTCATTACCTTTCAGCACGTATTATCCGCGGCTTCGTGTATGTTTGAGTGGAACGCTGATGG GACGCGAACCCCAATCACCATTGGCAACTACCGGGTGTTTGCCGGTGCGCATTTACTATCCAACGATACTTCGACTGAAAGAGTCAGAAACATCGCTCAGTACGTCGTGCATCCAAATTACCTCGGCATTCCGTCTTATGTTAATGATCTGGCTGTTGTTTAT CTAAATACACCTTTCGCGAATTCAACTGTGGTCCCTCTGTCCTTGCCCGCGAATAATTACAACCCTGCTGACTTTACTGATTGCGTCGTTGCGGGCTGGGGTGCTGCTACCGCTGTATCTTTAGTCACG gCTAACGTTGAGCAGAAATACGCTAATACTTACATCTACAATCAGCAAGAGTGCACTTCAGTATACAATCCCCTGCATGGCTTAGCGAACATTTTACCTTCTATGATTTGCGCAGTGTCTTATGACATAGTTTCTTCAAGTTGCAAT GGCGACGAAGGAAACGCCCTGGTATGTGGCAATACGTTGACGGGTATCCTTGCGTTGCACAGCAACTGCGCGGCCACCTCTTATCCTGAGATCTACACCAGGGTATCCAACTACACGGAATGGATAAGACCTCTAGTTTCTTCGGCGAGCACTTTTACATCTGGTGCTTCTGTTCTTTTATTCCTCACTTCGATTCAAATGGCCTTTGCCAATCTTCTGAGCTAA